TAATCCAGTCAAAAGGTTACTGGGAAGAGGAGTGGATTGGTTTTTGGAGGGATCATTTCTCGGTTTATGGATACGATCAAAATGTTGGGGCCTTTTTGCCTCATTGGGAAAATCAGGTCATTCGAAAATTTGCTTTTGGTAATTTTCGGCAATTTTTAGAGGTTACTTCCACCCACCCATGCATGTTGTATTACCTCAATAACAAAAGTTCTCGACTAACCTAAGCACTCCTGCGCTCGCAAAACTGGAGGGCTCTGAGCGCCTAAGCGATATTAAGTTGGCAAGAAAAATGGTGGGATATTTGGCTTGCGCACCATCCTTCCAAACTGAGGCAATTGATCCAGATTTTTCTGCTGGAGAGCGAGCATGAATTTTGATTATCTGAATCGGCGAGATTTTTTAAAGATTGGTATTGCTAGTTCTATTGCCGGCATTAGTGACCTTGGATCCGCGCAGGTTCAAAAAAAATCGAATGGCGTATTGATGGCACCACGGATGTCACATCCATTTATTGTCGTCTTTTTGCGTGGAGGGGCTGATGGATTGGCTATGTTGTCGCCACTTAATGATGAAAATTTCATCGCCGCAAGACCGCCTGAAATGCGATTTACAATTGAGGCTAGCAGCGGAAAAGTTGAATCAGAAAATGCTACCTTTTATTGGCACCCTGAAGCATCACCACTAGCAAGTCTTTTTATGGACCGAAAGTTGATAGTGTGGAATGCTTTAGGAATTACTGATGAGACCCGCTCTCACTTTGAGGCACAAGAAATAATGGAGAGGGGTGTTAAATCTTTGAACTCCCTGCCTGACGACTTGGGCTGGATGGCTAGACAAGTTGTTGACAAAACTCGCTTTCAGGCAGCAAATTCCATCCCATTATTTGCAGGCAACAATAATTCACCAAGATCTATGCAGGGCGCTCATCGAGCGATCGCAGTTAGAGATATTCAGGGAGGCATTGCATTGCCAAATGGAGTGAATGGATTCAATGCGCTTAGCGCATTATGTAATGCCGATGGAAATTCAATTGCATCACCATGGATTAAAGATCACCTCAGTAATTTAGATTTCATTAATCAAACTCTCGGAAGGGGCAATGGAAAAGCATTGTCGTATGATAGTTCAGGAAAAATTCCTTACCCTAACGCAGATCCAGGCGTTGGCTTGCGGTCTGTTGTTAGATTGATAGATGCTAATGTAGGTCTGCAATATGCATGGGTAGATCAGTCTGGTTGGGACACCCATGAAAATCAACCAGGAAGAATGAATGGACAAATCAAAAACCTGAGCAATAGTTTGGCAGCATTCGCCCAAGACATGGAGGGTAAAAATCAGCCTTATACATTGGCGGTAATGACGGAATTTGGAAGACGCTTACGTAGTAACCATAGTAACGGGACTGATCACGATCATGGCTCATTGGGTTTAATCATGGGGAGTCACATTCCAGGTGGGTCAGTCATTAGGGCAATGGCCTGGCTTAAGTACAAGAGTGCTAGACAGGGGCGTAGATTTGGCGGTGACAACTGATTATCAGCAATGTTTAAGTATCACAAGGTTTGAGACGAATTAGTAAGCTACAAAACAAACTAAAATGCGGTAATTAATCATTCAAATGAAGTGCCCGTGGAAACTAAAAGCAAGAAGAGATTAGCCGTTGCTCCCATGATGGAATGGACAGATCGTCATTGCCGATCATTTCATCGCACTCTAACGAAAGAGGTCGTTCTCTATACCGAGATGGTAACTACAGGCGCCTTGATTCATGGTGATGTTCCTCGTCACTTAGATTTCTCACAAGATCAACATCCCGTCGTACTTCAGTTAGGGGGATCAGAGCCAGCAGATTTAGCAAAGGCTGCTGAGTTGGCCCAGCAATGGGGCTACGATGAAATCGATCTAAATTGCGGATGTCCTTCTGAGAGGGTGCAGCGTGGTGCGTTTGGTGCTTGCTTAATGGCGGAACCAGCTTTAGTTGCCGACTGCGTCAGGTCAATGAAAAGCGCAGTGGATATTCCGATATCAGTAAAGCATCGTCTTGGTTTGGATTCTATGGATGCGTCAAACTCTGAATCAGATTACCAATTTGCACTCCATTTTATTCTTGCGGTTGCGGATGCTGGAGCAGGTCAAGTTACTATTCATGCGCGTAACGCTGTGCTGAAGGGGCTATCACCCAAAGAGAATCGCAGTAAACCACCATTGCATTATGAGGTTGCAGCCAAACTAAGATTGGATGCGCAGAAGCAATTCCCCAATTTAAAAGTACTTCTCAATGGCGGTCTTGAAACCAATGAACAAATTGCAGGTCATTGGGATCAATTTGATGGTTTTATGGTGGGAAGAGCCGCTTATCATTTTCCAGCCATGCTTTTGGGTTGGGATGACTTGATTAATACCAGCGGTGAAGCGGCAGGCTATCTTTTTAGCGAAACAGAATGGCAACGCATTCAAATTGCTTTAGTAAAGCAAGTCCAAGCTTGGTTTGATGAATGTCAGGCTAAGAAAAAACCTTTTTATATTGGTGCTTTTACAAGGCATATATTGGGTCTGGCTCACGGTAGGGCGGGGGCTCGATATTGGCGCCAACGCCTCTCAGATCACCATGCTTTGGCCAAGGTTCAAAGTAAAGCAGCAATCGCTGATTTTTTCCTAAACGCCAGCTTAACCCTTGGGGGATTGGGCTGCTTTTGACATCGAGGGCGCCTAGAAGTGTGTTTTTGACAGGTTTTTGAGCAAAAAGCTATAATGTCACCTCTACAATGGCGGACGTAGCTCAGTTGGTAGAGTCCCAGATTGTGATTCTGGTTGTCGCGGGTTCGAGCCCCGTCGTTCGCCCCAAAATAATTATTAAAAAGCTCCTTTAAGGGACTTTTTTATTGGAGCAATCAAAGTGAAAAATTTGATATCTACCAAATTCTTTTTGGTTTAGTTCTTAGTGTGATCGCTCTATTTTTTATGCTCCGACCTGCTCCGAGTCAGGGCGCACCTAGTTCATCTATTCCAAAGGTACAGATTGGTCATTTATCTGGGATCAAACCAAGATGAACATTGCTGATGTCAAAGCATTTGCCGCCTCAACAGGTTTTGTGAGTGCTGCTGAAAAGAAAGGTGGTGGATTTGTCATATGAGTCCGGATTTGTACAAAAGCCTGGCTGGACTTGGCGGACCCCTTACGGAGTGCCTGCTCAAGATGGTGAGCCAGCGGTACATTTAAATCAAAAAGAGGCTGAGTCAATCTGTCGTTATTTCGGAAAGCGTTTACCAATAGATGCTGAGTGGACTAATGCCGCATTCTTAGAGCAAAGAGTAAAGCCTCCAGTGGGATATGTGCAGGGTCAGCCGCTTACCCCTATCCTGGTGACAGCACTCCAACTGTTTCGCACTGCCTTAGTGGGTTGTGGTGACTACAAGGGTTTGGCTCCAGCAGGTGCTTTGAATCGAGGTACAGGTCATGTGATGACTGGAAGTACTAGGCCGGGCGCGAATGGTATGCATGACATGGGTGGTAATGTCTGGGAATAGACTGCCACTGAGCGTAATGGTGGATATATCACCCGTAGTTGCCTCATTGGTGGTATGGCCCTGAACGTCAGCAGGAGTCAGATGTGGAGTCTAAGCCCGGTGATATCGCTGTGGTTTATATCGGATTTCGACGTGTTGCAGATGCCGTGTGAAACAATAGGGAATGACTAGTCCCGTTGTAGATTCTTCTGAAATAGAAATCACCCCTGACTATCAGGCGGTTATCGAGGCTATTGAGCGTCACGATCCTTATATTTTCGTTAGCGGTAAAGCGGGTACAGGTAAAACCACTTTAATTGGCTATCTCCGAGAAACTATTCCGGGCAATGTCGTAGTAGTTGCGCCTACAGGTGTAGCAGCATTGCAAGTAAAAGGAGTAACGATCCATTCTTTTTTTCGTTTGCCACCGCGCTTAATCTTTCCTGAGGAGGATATCAAGCCACTACGAGATAAGCGCCTCTACAAAGATATTCGATTGTTGATCATTGATGAGATATCCATGGTTCGCGCAGATGTAGTCGACGCCATGGATTTATTCTTACGTGAGAATGGACCTCAAAAGGGCAAACCCTTTGGTGGTATTCAGGTGATGTTTGTTGGGGACTTATTTCAATTGCCTCCCGTGGTTTCTAGTTCAGATATGCAGGTTCTATCTGATCGCGGATATGAAGGCCCGTATTTCTTTTGCGCAATGGCTCTTCATCGTAAAGAGGTCACGAGGGTGGAGCTTTCCAAAATATTTCGTCAAAAGGATGAGCGCTTTGCGAGTCTGCTCAATCGAATTCGCATTAATCACGACGTGGATGAAGCCATTGATATTCTGAATGCGCAATGTTATCAACAGGGTGCCGCAGCTGACGAGCAGACTATTACTCTGACAACGACTAACGCACGAGCAGATCAAATCAACGGCGCAGGACTGCGTGCTATTGATACCGAGGGTAAGGTCTACGTTGGTAAAATGACAGGTAAATTTAATATTGATGAATGCAATTTACCTTCGCCGAATAATTTGGTGCTAAAGGTTGGTGCCAAAGTCATGTTTACGGCAACTGATCCAGGTTTTCCTAAGCGCTGGGTGAATGGCACGATCGGCGTTGTCCGCGAGCTGTTGCCAGACAAGGTAAAGGTGATGGTGCAAAACGGCCCTTATGCTAATACAGTTGAAGTGGTGGGTCATCAGTGGGAGTCTTATCGTTATGATCACGACATGATGTCGGGAAAAATTTCTCCCAGCATCATCGGTACCTATGTGCAGATTCCCTTAATGCTTGCTTGGGCAGTCACTATTCATAAGAGCCAAGGAAAGACACTTGATAAAGTGAAGATCGATCTTTCATCAGGCGCATTTGCTTCAGGACAGGTATATGTTGCCCTTAGTAGGTGTAAAACAATCGAAGGCATTTCGCTACAACGACCGATTGAGCCCAGGGAGGTGAGTTGCGATCAAGAGATCAAGCGCTTTTATATCAACTGCCTGCCAAATAGCAATTCTTAACTCAGAAACCAGCAGCCAAGCCGTCCCTGCGATGATCGCTACCCGCAATATATGCTGAGTTGGCGTCATCATTTAATTTAGCAATTGCTTGCGCGCTACTAAAATCTAGGCTACTTACAGGTTGTACGGCCACCTCGTGATCCAGGGCTCTCAATCCTTCTACAACGCTCGCCGGCATTGAGGCTTCAACTGTGAGTTTTCCTAAATCATCAATACGCCAACGCGGCGCATCAGAGGAGGGTTCAAGCACTTATCTATAAAACGCATCACAAACTAAATATGGCCTTGGGGCTGCATATTTCCACTCATCACACCAAATGCCATGACCGGCTTACTATCTTTAGTAAGGAATGCGGGAAGAATGGTGTGAAAAGGGCGCTTACCTGGAGCAACTCGATTGGTATGGCCCCCTTCTAATCTAAAGCTCATGCCTCGGTTATGAAAAGCAATTCCGCCGGGAGCAACAACTCCAGAACCAAAGCCTTTGAAATTAGATTGAATATAAGAAATCATCATGCTCGATTCATCTGCGGCGCAGAGATAGACCGTGCCTCCCGAGTGAGGATCCCCTGGGCAATAACTGCCAGCTTTTTGGTGATCAATCATTGCTGCGCGATGGGCTAAATATTTCCGATTCAAAAGAGAGTCTGGGGGCATTTTCATCGAGCTTGCATCAGATACGTACGTGTAGGCATCTGCAAATGCCATGCGCATAGCTCTTCTATCTGTAAATGGATTCGTTGTGCAGAATTAGCTGGGTATTGCTTCACATTTGCTGCTTGCAAAATTCCCAATGCTATTTGCGCCGCAATTCCTGAGCGCCATTGGGTGGAATTTCATGGAGAGTGTAATCCCCGTAATCAAACGCAAGCGGTTCAACCCATTCTGATTGGTTATCAGCAAAATCTTGCATAGTGAAGCAACCACCGGTGGCTTGAGAAAACTCCACCATGCTTTTCGCTAGTGATCCTGTGTAAAAAGATACACCTTCAGTAGCAGCAATCTCTTTTAGCGTCTTAGCCTGCGCTGGGTACTTCCAGATTTGACCTGCTTGAGGAGCTTTACCGTCAATTAAAAATGAATCAGAAAAACCCGGTTGATTTTTCAGAATCGGAATGGCCTTGCGCCATTGGCGTGCTATGACAGGGGATACTAGGAAACCATTTTCAGCATAATCAATTGCGCGTTTAAATAATTGAGCAAAAGGCAATTTGCCGAACTTTCTGGAGAGTTCAACCCATCCAACCACCATGCCAGGAATAGTGACGGTATTCCAACCAATTAAATCCATGGAAGACTTGCCAGAAAAATAATCTGGGGCCCATGCTGCTGGGGCGCGACCAGAGGCATTTAAGCCATGGAGTTTTTCCCCATCCCAAAGAATTGCAAAGCCATTTCCACCCAAGCCATTCATCGTAGGTTCAACTACAGTCAGCGTGATAGCTGTAGCGAGTGCAGCGTCAACAGCATTGCCGCCATATTGAAGGACTTCTATTCCGGCTTGAGTAGCCAATGGTTGAGAACTTGCAACTGTATTTCTAGCCAGAACTGGAGCGCGGCCATCACCAAATGGAGGGGAAATCAACATAGAGAAGTCTTCTTTTTAATAAAAATAGTAATTAATTAATCTTGATATTGGAGGCCTTCACAATCTTTGCCCACTTAGCTTGTTCAGCGATCGTAATCTCAGTTAATTTTTCGGAGTTTGCGAATTATGGATGGATTAATGTCCGTTCCCTCAATCCTGCTTGCAATAGCCTTGATGGCATTAACTAAGGCTAGTATTGAAAACGTCATCATTGCCATTACTCTGGCAGAGGTTCCACGGGTAGTACGCTTAGTGCGCAGTCTTGTATTAGGTTAGCCCTATGTCGAGGCCGCCGCTGCATCTTGTACTCCATTGCCAAAAACTTTAGTGCGCCATATTTTGCCCAATATTGCTGCGCCATTGCTAGTGCAGGCAACGTATATTTGCGCCTCTGCAATGATTACCCGAAGCGATTCTGTCGTTTATTGGCGCTGGAACACCAGCTAATATTCCGAGTTGGGGAAACATCATGGCTGAATCTAGAACCTTGTTCCAGATTGCCGGTTACCTGATTTTATTTCCATCCATTTTTCTCTCAGCAACAGTGTTGGCTGTAAATTACTTGGGTGATGGTTTGCGTGATGCATTAGATCCTCGACTTTCTAGGAGGATGTAAGCAATGACTCAAAACACTGCAAAATCAATTTTAGAAGTGAAAGATCTGCGTACTTAATTTTATACGCGTGATGGTGTAGTGCGCTCAGTAGATGGCGTTTCATTTTCAGTTTCCCAAGGTGAAACACTGGCAATTGTTGGAGAATCGGGCTGCGGTAAGAGCGTCACATCCTTATCTTTGTTACGACTCATTCCTTCGCCATCAGGAAAAATTGTTTCAGGCTCAATTCTTTTTCATGGCAAAGACCTGTTGTCGCTCTCGGATGCAGAGATGTGAGATATTCGTGGGGATAAGATCTCCATGATCTTTCAGGAGCCCATGGCTTCACTAAACCCAGTGTTGACTATCGGTAGACAAATTAGCGAAGTGCTTGAGCTTCATCGCCATTGCACTAAAGATGAGGCGCGCACTCGAATATTAGAATTATTAAGGCTCGTTAATATTCCTGAGCCAGATAGACGCATTGATGAATATCCTCATCAGCTTTCTGGTGGCATGCGGCAACGAATCATGATTGCCATGGCATTAGCCTGCGATCCCGAGATATTGATTGCGGATGAACCGA
The nucleotide sequence above comes from Polynucleobacter necessarius. Encoded proteins:
- a CDS encoding SUMF1/EgtB/PvdO family nonheme iron enzyme is translated as MLLKRKVVDLSYESGFVQKPGWTWRTPYGVPAQDGEPAVHLNQKEAESICRYFGKRLPIDAEWTNAAFLEQRVKPPVGYVQGQPLTPILVTALQLFRTALVGCGDYKGLAPAGALNRGTGHVMTGSTRPGANGMHDMGGNVWE
- the dusA gene encoding tRNA dihydrouridine(20/20a) synthase DusA, translated to METKSKKRLAVAPMMEWTDRHCRSFHRTLTKEVVLYTEMVTTGALIHGDVPRHLDFSQDQHPVVLQLGGSEPADLAKAAELAQQWGYDEIDLNCGCPSERVQRGAFGACLMAEPALVADCVRSMKSAVDIPISVKHRLGLDSMDASNSESDYQFALHFILAVADAGAGQVTIHARNAVLKGLSPKENRSKPPLHYEVAAKLRLDAQKQFPNLKVLLNGGLETNEQIAGHWDQFDGFMVGRAAYHFPAMLLGWDDLINTSGEAAGYLFSETEWQRIQIALVKQVQAWFDECQAKKKPFYIGAFTRHILGLAHGRAGARYWRQRLSDHHALAKVQSKAAIADFFLNASLTLGGLGCF
- a CDS encoding DUF1800 family protein, which produces MDLSQVLLRERYVAGKLRDGREYPAVDELKPLSLLNASIPTLFQYTGKDELIPPPERSRPRKEIQAATLLRVIQSKGYWEEEWIGFWRDHFSVYGYDQNVGAFLPHWENQVIRKFAFGNFRQFLEVTSTHPCMLYYLNNKSSRLT
- a CDS encoding DUF1501 domain-containing protein, which gives rise to MNFDYLNRRDFLKIGIASSIAGISDLGSAQVQKKSNGVLMAPRMSHPFIVVFLRGGADGLAMLSPLNDENFIAARPPEMRFTIEASSGKVESENATFYWHPEASPLASLFMDRKLIVWNALGITDETRSHFEAQEIMERGVKSLNSLPDDLGWMARQVVDKTRFQAANSIPLFAGNNNSPRSMQGAHRAIAVRDIQGGIALPNGVNGFNALSALCNADGNSIASPWIKDHLSNLDFINQTLGRGNGKALSYDSSGKIPYPNADPGVGLRSVVRLIDANVGLQYAWVDQSGWDTHENQPGRMNGQIKNLSNSLAAFAQDMEGKNQPYTLAVMTEFGRRLRSNHSNGTDHDHGSLGLIMGSHIPGGSVIRAMAWLKYKSARQGRRFGGDN
- a CDS encoding ATP-dependent DNA helicase, with product MTSPVVDSSEIEITPDYQAVIEAIERHDPYIFVSGKAGTGKTTLIGYLRETIPGNVVVVAPTGVAALQVKGVTIHSFFRLPPRLIFPEEDIKPLRDKRLYKDIRLLIIDEISMVRADVVDAMDLFLRENGPQKGKPFGGIQVMFVGDLFQLPPVVSSSDMQVLSDRGYEGPYFFCAMALHRKEVTRVELSKIFRQKDERFASLLNRIRINHDVDEAIDILNAQCYQQGAAADEQTITLTTTNARADQINGAGLRAIDTEGKVYVGKMTGKFNIDECNLPSPNNLVLKVGAKVMFTATDPGFPKRWVNGTIGVVRELLPDKVKVMVQNGPYANTVEVVGHQWESYRYDHDMMSGKISPSIIGTYVQIPLMLAWAVTIHKSQGKTLDKVKIDLSSGAFASGQVYVALSRCKTIEGISLQRPIEPREVSCDQEIKRFYINCLPNSNS